A window of the Nitrosopumilus ureiphilus genome harbors these coding sequences:
- a CDS encoding TIGR00269 family protein: protein MICDSCENPAVYTRKYSGQKLCSTCFSNSIVRKTAKTISKYNMIKHNDLVAVAVSGGKDSLALLKIINEMASTHSFKIKAITIDEGIPGYRNEALEIVEKFCAELNVEHKVYSYKDLFELTLDEALDLRENEKTSSCSICGTLRRRAIDYAAKDIDADVIATGHNLDDTLQTFVINMLSGDTTKIGWMDPDTSSNSLRKIKPFCEIYESEIVFYAFTNDIPFQSEPCPHMNEGIRTEIREFLNSLETKHSGVKNNLYQSILKVSQIVKTTNPKEKTVCEKCGTECTGNICSVCNMVLKLKENQT, encoded by the coding sequence ATGATTTGTGATAGTTGTGAAAACCCAGCTGTCTATACAAGAAAATATTCAGGTCAAAAATTATGCTCAACTTGTTTCTCAAACTCTATTGTTAGAAAGACTGCTAAAACTATTTCAAAATATAATATGATTAAACATAATGACTTAGTAGCAGTTGCAGTATCAGGAGGAAAAGATTCTCTGGCATTACTGAAAATCATTAATGAAATGGCATCAACTCATAGTTTTAAAATTAAAGCAATTACTATTGATGAAGGAATTCCAGGATATAGAAATGAGGCATTAGAGATTGTTGAAAAGTTTTGTGCTGAACTAAATGTAGAACACAAAGTTTACTCTTACAAAGATTTATTCGAATTAACACTAGATGAAGCCCTAGATTTACGAGAAAATGAGAAAACTTCATCATGTTCAATATGTGGAACCCTTAGAAGGAGAGCAATAGATTATGCAGCTAAAGATATCGATGCAGATGTTATTGCAACAGGTCACAATCTAGATGATACATTACAAACATTTGTAATCAATATGCTTTCAGGAGACACAACAAAAATTGGGTGGATGGATCCTGATACGTCCTCAAATTCTTTAAGAAAAATAAAACCATTTTGTGAGATATATGAATCCGAAATAGTGTTTTATGCATTTACAAATGATATTCCATTTCAATCAGAACCTTGTCCACACATGAATGAAGGAATAAGAACAGAGATTCGTGAATTTCTAAATTCACTAGAAACTAAACACAGTGGAGTTAAAAATAATTTGTATCAATCAATTCTCAAAGTTTCTCAAATTGTAAAGACTACAAATCCAAAAGAAAAAACAGTTTGTGAGAAATGTGGAACTGAATGCACTGGAAACATATGCTCAGTATGTAATATGGTTTTAAAACTGAAAGAAAATCAAACCTAA
- a CDS encoding CDC48 family AAA ATPase translates to MSQSGLSLKVLEAYTRDVGRGVARIDYDSMDTLNASTGDVIEIKGKRRTVAKCLPLYPSDEGKGIIRIDGLGRNNSGIAIGDTISVRKIKAVAAEKVVVAPLEAIPPIDERYLADALESVPLIKGDNVMVPYFGGRLTFQVIGVTPAADAVLVTQKTVFHIAEKGETLRGVPQVTYEDIGGLTDEIKKVREMIELPLRHPEIFEKLGIEAPKGVLLYGPPGTGKTLLAKAVANESNAHFISISGPEIMSKFYGESEARLREIFKEAREKSPSIIFVDEIDSIAPKREEVTGEVERRVVSQMLSLMDGLEARGKVIVISATNRPNAIDPALRRPGRFDREIEIKVPDKKGRKDILAIHSRNMPLSDDVNIDKISAVSHGYVGADLEYLCKEAAMKCLRRLLPILNLEEEKIPPETLDKLIVNNDDFLKALIEVTPSGMREVFIENPDVKWDDVGGLEEVKRELQEAVEWPMKYPGLYDKLGHTMPRGILLHGPSGTGKTLLAKAVATQSEANFVSVRGPELLSKWVGESERGIREIFKRARQSAPCVIFFDEIDSIAPIRGAGGETAVTERVVSQLLTELDGMENMHGVIVLAATNRADMIDPALLRPGRFDKIIQIPLPDKESRKSILKINAAKIPIMDDKSDPQHVDIEKIADLTDGLSGADTASIANTAVSLVIHEFLDSHPDEKDIEKTTIDAKVTMKHFEEAVKKVREQKDLKLGEKLVASYYR, encoded by the coding sequence ATGAGCCAAAGTGGTCTTTCCCTCAAAGTTCTCGAAGCATATACCAGAGATGTTGGGAGAGGAGTAGCAAGAATCGATTATGATTCCATGGATACTCTAAATGCTTCTACAGGCGATGTTATAGAAATTAAAGGTAAAAGAAGAACGGTTGCAAAATGTCTACCTTTGTATCCATCTGATGAAGGAAAAGGAATTATTAGAATTGATGGACTTGGAAGAAATAATTCAGGAATTGCAATCGGAGATACAATTTCTGTTAGAAAAATAAAGGCAGTTGCTGCAGAAAAAGTAGTAGTTGCTCCATTAGAGGCAATTCCTCCAATTGATGAAAGGTATCTTGCAGATGCTCTAGAAAGTGTTCCTTTGATTAAAGGTGACAATGTAATGGTTCCATATTTTGGTGGACGTTTAACTTTTCAAGTTATTGGAGTTACCCCCGCAGCTGATGCTGTTTTAGTTACTCAAAAAACTGTTTTCCATATTGCAGAAAAAGGAGAAACATTGCGTGGAGTTCCACAAGTAACCTATGAAGACATTGGTGGTTTAACAGATGAGATTAAGAAAGTCAGAGAAATGATTGAGCTTCCATTAAGACATCCAGAGATTTTTGAAAAGTTGGGAATTGAAGCACCAAAAGGTGTCTTATTGTATGGTCCTCCCGGAACAGGAAAGACATTACTTGCAAAAGCAGTAGCCAATGAAAGTAATGCGCATTTTATCAGTATCTCAGGTCCAGAAATTATGAGTAAGTTTTACGGAGAAAGTGAAGCTAGACTAAGAGAAATTTTCAAAGAGGCAAGAGAAAAATCTCCATCAATTATCTTTGTTGATGAAATAGATTCTATTGCACCAAAAAGAGAAGAAGTTACTGGAGAAGTTGAACGAAGAGTTGTTTCTCAAATGTTGTCATTAATGGATGGTCTAGAAGCTAGAGGAAAAGTAATAGTAATTTCTGCAACAAACAGACCAAATGCAATTGATCCTGCACTTAGAAGACCGGGAAGATTTGATAGAGAGATTGAGATTAAAGTTCCAGACAAGAAAGGAAGAAAAGATATTCTTGCAATTCATAGTAGAAACATGCCGCTATCTGATGATGTTAATATTGATAAAATTTCAGCAGTCAGTCACGGTTATGTTGGAGCAGACTTGGAATATCTCTGTAAAGAGGCTGCAATGAAATGCTTGAGAAGATTACTACCTATTCTTAATTTAGAAGAAGAGAAAATTCCTCCAGAAACTTTAGATAAATTAATTGTAAATAATGATGATTTCCTCAAAGCTTTGATTGAAGTTACTCCATCAGGTATGAGAGAAGTTTTCATAGAAAACCCAGATGTAAAATGGGATGATGTTGGAGGATTAGAAGAAGTCAAACGTGAGCTACAAGAGGCCGTTGAATGGCCTATGAAATATCCTGGCCTTTATGATAAATTAGGACATACTATGCCAAGAGGAATCTTACTTCACGGTCCAAGTGGAACAGGTAAGACATTACTTGCAAAAGCAGTAGCTACACAAAGTGAAGCCAACTTTGTTTCTGTTAGAGGCCCCGAGCTTTTATCAAAATGGGTAGGAGAATCAGAGAGAGGAATTAGAGAGATTTTCAAAAGAGCACGTCAATCTGCTCCATGTGTTATATTCTTTGATGAAATAGATTCTATTGCACCAATAAGAGGAGCAGGTGGAGAAACAGCAGTTACTGAAAGAGTTGTCAGTCAATTACTTACAGAATTAGACGGAATGGAAAATATGCACGGCGTTATTGTGTTAGCTGCAACAAATAGAGCAGATATGATAGATCCTGCATTATTAAGGCCTGGACGATTTGATAAGATTATTCAGATTCCACTTCCAGATAAAGAGAGCAGAAAGAGCATCTTGAAAATCAATGCAGCAAAAATTCCAATAATGGATGATAAAAGTGATCCTCAACATGTAGATATTGAGAAAATTGCTGATCTAACTGATGGGCTCAGCGGTGCAGACACAGCATCTATTGCAAATACTGCAGTATCTCTTGTAATTCATGAATTTTTAGATTCACATCCAGATGAGAAAGATATTGAGAAAACTACAATTGATGCCAAGGTTACTATGAAACACTTTGAAGAAGCAGTAAAAAAAGTCAGAGAGCAAAAAGATCTAAAATTAGGCGAAAAACTAGTGGCTTCCTATTACAGGTAG
- a CDS encoding gamma-glutamyl-gamma-aminobutyrate hydrolase family protein (Members of this family of hydrolases with an active site Cys residue belong to MEROPS family C26.): protein MSFKKIGISLRIVKDPNYGEKRDAISHDWPRLFEKLDMVPIFIPNVLSNVELFLDQHELNGIILSGGDDLGCDIERDRTEEDLLKYGIKNHLPVLGVCRGMQLINNYFGGKNIKTDNKKHVNSDHVVNIVQNSYSKNLGKKISVNSYHNNIIAVENIGEKLEPFAKSDIDDTIEGLIHTEYDITGVMWHPERDLNKTNQLLLKKIFSNGQ, encoded by the coding sequence ATGAGCTTTAAAAAAATTGGGATATCATTACGCATAGTAAAAGATCCTAATTACGGTGAAAAAAGAGATGCTATTAGTCATGATTGGCCACGATTATTTGAGAAGTTAGACATGGTTCCAATTTTTATTCCCAATGTATTATCAAATGTTGAATTATTTTTAGATCAACATGAATTAAATGGAATAATATTATCTGGTGGAGATGATCTTGGGTGTGATATTGAACGTGATCGTACTGAAGAAGATTTGTTAAAGTATGGAATTAAAAATCATCTACCTGTTTTAGGAGTTTGTAGAGGAATGCAATTGATTAATAATTATTTTGGTGGAAAAAATATAAAAACAGATAATAAAAAACATGTGAATTCAGATCACGTTGTAAATATTGTACAGAATTCTTATTCAAAAAATTTGGGGAAGAAAATTTCTGTAAATTCTTATCATAATAATATAATTGCTGTAGAAAATATTGGTGAGAAATTAGAACCATTTGCTAAATCGGATATTGATGATACTATTGAGGGATTAATTCATACTGAATATGATATTACAGGAGTAATGTGGCATCCTGAAAGAGATCTTAATAAAACAAATCAATTATTGTTAAAAAAAATTTTTAGCAATGGACAATAA
- a CDS encoding acylphosphatase, with protein sequence MSKQRIRIFVTGRVQGVFFRQTLKAKAKQNDVSGWVKNLKDGRVEAVLEGNTENVTRLVEWAHGGPANAIVEDVEIRNEKFTGEFSKFDVAY encoded by the coding sequence ATGTCAAAACAACGAATTAGAATTTTTGTAACGGGTAGAGTACAAGGAGTTTTTTTTCGTCAGACATTAAAAGCTAAAGCAAAACAAAATGATGTGTCTGGTTGGGTCAAAAATCTGAAAGATGGTCGTGTTGAAGCTGTTTTAGAAGGGAACACAGAAAATGTTACCAGACTAGTTGAATGGGCTCATGGTGGACCTGCAAATGCAATTGTTGAGGATGTAGAAATACGAAATGAAAAATTCACTGGAGAATTTTCAAAATTTGATGTTGCATATTAA
- a CDS encoding PEP/pyruvate-binding domain-containing protein: MRKYSKFSDNVFTSKANVLFFLKSKIKKSEIEEFYIFTINDWLTSKSKILEDISNLFKQNIVIRSSAIGEDSIESSEAGKFESFLNINSKSKNEIEKTISKVISSYGEKGNDNKLNQILVQNQTEDIITSGVIFSRTPNMGSPYYVINYEDGGSTIGVTQGSVNNIIKIFRNANERTIPKKWKPLIDSIKELEQILFNSSLDIEFGISKSNKIIIFQVRPITSINYIDSQLDSKIEKLIKKLQIQFTKSSNFDSKEHHIFSDMADWNPAEIIGNNPNPLDYSLYNFLIMRNAWYKGRMKVGYRDPKKSNLMVKFGNKPYVDIKKSFESLIPSTVNSHLAKKLMRFYVKKLISNPELHDKVEFEILITCYDLLTKNKLKKYNFSNKEINFLVQALIDFTNKIFQNFNKNFEDSLNSIEKMNQNRKIILKKINKSKKNYKSLLKNAEELLIDCKELGTIQFSSMARIAFITSTILRSLVKSNHIEQQFLDDFMNTLKTPLSEFRNSVIDYSQNKISKNSLLKKYGHLRPGTYDILAKRYDEQNDFLNQIKFKKMKKPEFKPPKNLLKILEKNHIYSNDDFLTIIKNSFIIRERLKFEFTRNLSDAIQLIIEAGIKLNFSRCDLSYLEIDFIITTYKKYNKKELIEKWKNKIKSQKIKKSLYDYLILPPLISSKQDFEIISYYHARPNYITSKSIIGDILNFKKSSDLSLNGKIVLLENADPGFDWIFAENPSGLITKYGGVASHMAIRCAEIGLPAAIGCGELIFEELVNSSKVLLDCLNNEITVLENLKINKFVEERKILKSLGYIK, encoded by the coding sequence ATGAGGAAGTATTCAAAATTTTCAGATAATGTTTTCACATCAAAAGCAAATGTTTTATTTTTTTTAAAATCAAAAATTAAAAAATCTGAAATAGAGGAATTTTATATATTTACAATAAATGATTGGTTAACCAGTAAATCTAAAATTTTAGAGGATATCTCAAATTTATTTAAACAAAATATTGTAATTCGTAGTTCTGCAATTGGTGAAGATTCAATTGAATCTTCAGAAGCTGGAAAATTTGAAAGTTTTTTGAATATAAATTCAAAGTCAAAGAATGAAATAGAAAAAACAATTTCAAAAGTGATTTCTTCATATGGGGAAAAAGGGAATGATAATAAATTAAATCAGATTCTAGTCCAAAATCAAACTGAAGACATCATTACCAGTGGAGTTATTTTCTCTCGTACTCCAAATATGGGTAGTCCCTACTATGTAATAAATTATGAAGATGGTGGATCTACAATTGGTGTAACACAAGGTTCAGTAAATAATATTATCAAAATTTTTAGGAATGCAAATGAAAGGACCATTCCAAAAAAATGGAAACCATTAATTGATTCGATTAAAGAATTAGAACAAATTTTATTCAATTCTTCTTTAGATATAGAATTTGGAATTTCTAAATCTAATAAAATTATAATTTTTCAAGTACGGCCAATAACATCCATTAATTATATAGATTCACAATTAGATTCAAAAATTGAGAAATTAATAAAAAAATTACAAATCCAATTTACAAAATCATCCAATTTTGATTCTAAAGAACATCATATTTTTTCAGATATGGCAGATTGGAATCCTGCTGAAATAATTGGAAATAATCCAAATCCATTAGATTATTCTTTATACAATTTTTTAATTATGAGAAATGCTTGGTATAAAGGACGAATGAAGGTAGGTTATAGAGATCCTAAGAAAAGTAATCTGATGGTAAAATTTGGAAATAAACCATATGTTGATATCAAAAAAAGTTTTGAGTCATTAATTCCTTCTACTGTAAATAGTCATCTAGCAAAAAAATTAATGAGATTCTATGTCAAAAAATTGATTTCAAATCCTGAGTTACATGATAAAGTTGAATTTGAAATTCTTATAACATGTTATGATTTATTAACAAAAAATAAATTAAAAAAATATAATTTTTCTAATAAAGAAATTAATTTTTTAGTACAAGCACTAATTGATTTTACAAATAAAATTTTTCAAAATTTTAACAAAAATTTTGAGGATTCATTAAATTCAATTGAAAAGATGAATCAAAATAGAAAAATTATTTTAAAAAAAATAAATAAATCTAAAAAAAATTATAAATCACTTCTTAAAAACGCTGAAGAATTATTAATAGATTGTAAAGAATTGGGAACTATTCAATTTTCATCGATGGCTAGAATAGCGTTTATTACTTCTACAATATTAAGGAGTCTTGTAAAATCAAATCATATTGAACAGCAATTTTTAGATGATTTTATGAATACATTAAAGACTCCACTTTCTGAATTCAGAAATAGTGTAATTGATTATTCTCAAAATAAAATATCAAAAAATTCACTTTTAAAAAAATATGGACATCTTAGACCTGGAACTTATGATATACTTGCAAAAAGATATGATGAACAGAATGATTTTCTCAATCAAATTAAATTTAAAAAAATGAAAAAGCCAGAATTTAAACCTCCTAAAAATTTATTAAAAATATTAGAAAAAAATCATATTTATTCCAATGATGACTTTTTAACAATTATAAAAAATTCGTTTATTATAAGAGAACGATTAAAATTTGAATTTACAAGAAATCTTAGTGATGCAATACAGTTAATTATTGAAGCTGGAATTAAGTTAAATTTTTCACGATGTGATTTGTCTTATTTAGAAATTGATTTTATCATTACAACATATAAAAAATATAACAAAAAAGAATTAATTGAAAAATGGAAAAATAAAATTAAATCTCAAAAAATTAAAAAATCTCTTTATGATTATTTGATTTTACCTCCATTAATTTCCTCTAAACAAGATTTTGAAATAATTTCATATTATCATGCAAGACCAAATTATATCACTTCTAAATCCATCATAGGTGATATCTTGAATTTTAAAAAATCATCTGATCTTTCTTTAAATGGAAAAATTGTTTTATTAGAGAATGCAGATCCAGGATTTGATTGGATTTTTGCAGAAAATCCATCTGGGTTAATTACTAAATATGGAGGAGTTGCTTCTCATATGGCTATCAGATGTGCTGAAATTGGATTACCAGCAGCAATTGGTTGTGGAGAATTAATTTTTGAAGAGTTAGTAAATTCTTCAAAGGTTTTACTAGATTGCTTAAATAATGAAATTACTGTTTTAGAAAATTTGAAAATAAATAAATTTGTTGAAGAAAGGAAAATTTTAAAATCTTTAGGATATATTAAATAA
- a CDS encoding sugar phosphate nucleotidyltransferase: MKAIILAAGQGQRLRPLTNDKPKCLVKLFSKSLLDWQIKNFHDLGIFDISIVKGYKAQTITIANVNYFLNSKYEETNMVETLFCAENKLDGKVIISYGDIIYEKNVLEKLVDDDFDMSVIIDKNWKEYWKMRFQNPLNDAESLILDDKGFIKNIGQKVNDIERIQGQYIGLMKFQNSGTTILKEFYKKAKNLSKTGSNPLNSSIPFQKSYMTDLLQGLIDEGHKIKSIPINNGWLELDSINDYNLYNKKFNDNTISELINLEKL; the protein is encoded by the coding sequence ATGAAAGCCATTATTCTTGCTGCAGGGCAAGGACAAAGATTACGTCCTTTAACAAATGATAAACCTAAATGCTTGGTGAAATTATTTTCTAAATCATTATTAGATTGGCAAATAAAAAACTTTCACGATTTAGGAATTTTTGATATTTCAATTGTGAAAGGATATAAAGCTCAAACAATAACAATTGCGAATGTAAATTATTTTCTTAATTCTAAATATGAAGAAACAAACATGGTTGAAACGCTATTTTGTGCAGAAAATAAGTTAGATGGTAAAGTCATAATTTCTTATGGAGATATAATTTATGAAAAAAATGTCTTAGAAAAATTGGTAGATGATGATTTTGATATGTCTGTAATCATAGATAAAAATTGGAAAGAGTATTGGAAAATGAGATTTCAGAATCCATTAAATGATGCTGAAAGTTTAATTCTAGATGACAAAGGATTCATAAAAAATATCGGACAGAAAGTTAACGATATTGAACGAATTCAAGGACAATATATTGGATTGATGAAATTTCAAAATTCAGGCACAACGATTTTGAAGGAATTTTATAAAAAAGCAAAAAATTTGTCAAAAACAGGCTCAAATCCACTTAATTCATCCATACCATTTCAGAAATCATACATGACAGACTTACTTCAAGGTCTAATAGATGAAGGACATAAAATCAAATCTATTCCAATAAACAATGGTTGGTTAGAATTAGATTCTATAAATGACTATAATTTGTATAATAAAAAATTTAATGATAACACAATATCCGAATTAATAAATTTAGAAAAATTATAA
- a CDS encoding 50S ribosomal protein L2, whose amino-acid sequence MGKRPLVRRRGRGGMQFRSTSTGKVGSKANYPRFPLAEQHEGEIIDLVHERGREAPLTKIRFEDGSVSYIPAILGAKVGEILQFGLKSKIEKGNVISVQNIPDGTIVCNIEKHFGDGGAIVKSAGTNATIFSHGDEGVTVKLPSGRFTTLNPKNRAMIGTLAGGGASERHFMSAGNKWRSFKAKGKKYPIVRGVAQAAYVHPHGGGRHQHVGQSSTVSRDAPPGAKVGSIAARKTGRARIKERK is encoded by the coding sequence TTGGGTAAGAGACCATTAGTTAGAAGACGTGGCCGTGGAGGCATGCAGTTTAGGTCTACGTCTACTGGTAAAGTAGGCTCCAAGGCAAATTATCCTCGTTTTCCACTTGCTGAACAACATGAAGGTGAAATTATCGATTTGGTTCACGAACGTGGACGAGAAGCACCATTGACTAAAATTCGATTTGAAGATGGATCTGTTTCATACATTCCAGCAATTCTTGGAGCTAAAGTAGGTGAAATTTTACAATTTGGATTAAAATCAAAAATTGAGAAAGGAAATGTAATAAGCGTTCAAAATATTCCTGACGGTACAATTGTCTGTAATATTGAAAAGCATTTTGGAGATGGTGGCGCTATAGTTAAATCTGCAGGTACTAATGCAACTATCTTCTCTCATGGTGATGAGGGAGTTACTGTTAAACTACCATCTGGAAGATTTACTACACTAAATCCAAAGAATAGAGCCATGATTGGCACTCTTGCTGGTGGTGGAGCAAGTGAACGACACTTTATGAGTGCAGGTAACAAATGGCGTAGTTTTAAGGCTAAAGGAAAGAAATATCCAATTGTCAGAGGTGTTGCTCAAGCAGCATATGTTCACCCACATGGTGGTGGTCGTCATCAACACGTCGGACAAAGCTCAACTGTTTCAAGAGATGCTCCTCCTGGTGCAAAAGTAGGAAGTATTGCAGCTAGAAAGACTGGTAGAGCTAGAATTAAAGAAAGAAAGTAG
- a CDS encoding class I SAM-dependent methyltransferase produces MNDGKNDITDLEKLHKKLRKHVVAQIKEWDSFVYASDNGFYQGYEEIKINGCRPTEERFTRYKIDKYLSKEKIALDIGCNCGFFTIHLSKFLKYVDGVEINPYLTDIGNDTKEFLDINNLDFHTSGFEEFSTDKKYDIIFSLANDNTIDGKTKFTFMEYINKIQNLLKPNGLLMWETVSMDTYDPELFDPKRKLFEEFFDLLEERMVKSEYPVNVPERRFLVLQKKD; encoded by the coding sequence ATGAATGATGGTAAAAATGATATAACTGATTTAGAAAAACTTCATAAAAAATTAAGAAAACATGTAGTTGCTCAAATAAAAGAATGGGATAGTTTTGTTTATGCATCAGATAATGGATTCTATCAAGGATATGAAGAGATCAAAATTAATGGTTGTAGACCTACAGAAGAGAGATTTACTAGATACAAAATTGATAAATATCTTTCAAAAGAAAAAATTGCTTTAGATATTGGTTGTAATTGTGGATTCTTTACAATTCATCTTTCAAAATTTTTGAAATATGTTGATGGAGTTGAAATAAACCCATATTTAACAGATATAGGAAATGATACAAAAGAATTTCTAGATATAAATAATTTAGATTTTCATACTTCAGGTTTTGAAGAATTTTCAACAGATAAAAAATATGATATTATATTTTCATTAGCAAATGACAATACAATAGATGGAAAAACAAAATTTACATTTATGGAATATATTAATAAAATTCAAAATTTGTTAAAACCAAATGGTTTATTGATGTGGGAAACCGTTTCAATGGATACCTATGATCCGGAATTATTTGATCCAAAACGAAAGTTGTTTGAAGAATTTTTTGATTTATTAGAAGAAAGAATGGTTAAGTCAGAATATCCAGTAAATGTTCCTGAAAGAAGGTTTTTAGTTTTACAAAAAAAAGATTAA
- a CDS encoding sulfatase family protein — translation MNSYKDYNIILINIDGFRKDKIDYCPTLKSLKENSYYFSKMNTVAPYTFASLHSVFTGMYPSKHGVNGYYNIFEFKKDFITTLPEILKKSGYYTSCDIISEVVIPKQGFDEWNIFDEKSVNFVTRHTELIKKLSKKEKFFLFLHYTEVHKHLVREIIQKDNEELNDNFFESKEENHKRLDSYLPDCDSYVKAIQSSLKEFDIDDKTILIFFADHGTSIGEKEGEKFYGVFTYDYTINVFSIFHIPNSIPKIIEKQCRTIDLFPTIRELIGHVPSENLEEIQGESLIPLIDDPNAKNRDVFVETGGLYGPWPSPHKHNVFCVKFDDHKLIYNDTPQTWEFYDLQNDPDENNNLYNPNSIKIKRYKERLLFYLNQNKIDTNLRS, via the coding sequence ATGAATTCATACAAAGATTACAATATTATACTAATCAATATTGATGGATTTCGTAAAGATAAGATTGATTATTGTCCCACATTAAAATCTCTAAAAGAAAATAGTTATTATTTTTCTAAAATGAATACTGTTGCGCCCTATACTTTTGCATCTCTTCATTCAGTATTTACTGGAATGTATCCTTCCAAGCATGGAGTAAATGGATATTATAATATTTTTGAATTTAAAAAAGATTTCATTACAACATTGCCTGAAATTTTAAAAAAATCTGGATATTATACTTCATGTGATATTATTAGTGAGGTTGTTATCCCTAAACAAGGATTTGATGAATGGAATATTTTTGATGAAAAGTCAGTAAATTTTGTCACAAGGCATACAGAACTTATAAAGAAATTGTCTAAAAAAGAAAAATTTTTTCTTTTTTTACATTATACTGAGGTTCACAAACATTTAGTTCGTGAAATAATACAGAAAGATAATGAAGAATTGAATGATAATTTCTTTGAATCTAAAGAAGAAAATCATAAAAGATTGGATTCTTATTTACCAGACTGTGATAGTTATGTTAAAGCAATCCAATCTTCATTGAAAGAATTTGACATTGATGATAAAACTATTCTAATCTTTTTTGCAGATCATGGAACAAGTATTGGAGAGAAAGAAGGAGAAAAATTTTATGGAGTATTTACATATGATTATACAATCAATGTATTCAGTATTTTTCACATACCTAATTCCATCCCTAAAATTATTGAGAAACAATGTAGAACAATTGATCTTTTTCCTACTATTAGAGAATTGATTGGGCATGTTCCTTCTGAAAATTTAGAAGAAATTCAAGGAGAAAGTTTAATTCCACTTATTGATGATCCAAATGCTAAAAATAGAGATGTTTTTGTTGAAACAGGTGGATTGTATGGACCTTGGCCATCTCCACACAAACATAATGTTTTTTGTGTAAAATTTGATGATCATAAATTAATTTACAATGATACTCCTCAAACATGGGAATTTTATGATCTACAAAATGATCCCGATGAAAATAATAATTTGTATAATCCAAATTCAATAAAAATCAAAAGATACAAAGAACGATTATTATTTTATTTGAATCAGAATAAAATAGATACAAATCTTAGAAGTTAA